Proteins found in one Zea mays cultivar B73 chromosome 1, Zm-B73-REFERENCE-NAM-5.0, whole genome shotgun sequence genomic segment:
- the LOC100304277 gene encoding Aconitate hydratase 3, mitochondrial-like gives MPPLTSSLLSRSTTGGSSTRAAAAVAAISRPAAPSSSSPPARSTPRPRSSPASPFASGLASRLFGGHRAVARSASSAAAVFERRFASAATRNSYDEILTGLAKPGGGEEFGKYYSLPALSDPRIDRLPYSIRILLESAIRNCDDFQVTGKDVEKILDWEKSAPKQVEIPFKPARVLLQDFTGVPAVVDLACMRDAMSKLGSDPNKINPLVPVDLVIDHSVQVDVARSANAAQANMELEFHRNKERFGFLKWGSSAFRNMLVVPPGSGIVHQVNLEYLARVVFNNGGILYPDSVVGTDSHTTMVDGLGVAGWGVGGIEAEAAMLGQPMSMVLPGVVGFKLSGKLRNGVTATDLVLTVTQMLRKHGVVGKFVEFYGQGMSELSLADRATIANMSPEYGATMGFFPVDGKTLDYLKLTGRSDDTVAMVESYLRANKMFVDHSQVDAERVYSSYLELNLEEVEPCLSGPKRPHDRVTLKNMKSDWLSCLDSDVGFKGFAVPKESQGKVAEFSFHGTPAKIKHGDVVIAAITSCTNTSNPNVMLGAALVAKKACELGLEVKPWIKTSLAPGSGVVKKYLDKSGLQKYLDQLGFHIVGYGCTTCIGNSGELDESVSAAITENDIVAAAVLSGNRNFEGRVHPLTRANYLASPPLVVAYALAGTVNIDFEKEPIGISKDGKEVYFRDVWPSTEEIAEVVKSSVLPDMFKSTYESITKGNPMWNELPVSTSTLYPWDPSSTYIHEPPYFKDMKMSPPGPRPVKDAYCLLNFGDSITTDHISPAGNIHPDSPAAKYLKERGVERKDFNSYGSRRGNDEIMARGTFANIRLVNKFLKGEVGPKTIHVPSGEKLAVFDAAMKYKNEGHDTIILAGAEYGSGSSRDWAAKGPMLQGVKAVIAKSFERIHRSNLAGMGIIPLCYKAGEDADTLGLTGHERYTVHLPTNVSEIKPGQDVTVTTDNGKSFTCTLRFDTEVELAYYDHGGILPYVARKIAEQ, from the exons ATGCCTCCCCTCACAAGCTCCCTCCTCTCCCGCTCCACCACCGGCGGCTCCTCTACCCGCGCCGCGGCAGCGGTCGCAGCGATCTCCAGGCCCGCCGCACCTTCCTCCTCGTCCCCGCCCGCCCGCTCGACCCCGAGGCCGCGCTCCAGCCCGGCGTCGCCCTTCGCATCCGGCCTCGCGAGCCGCCTCTTCGGCGGCcaccgcgccgtcgcccgctccgcgTCGTCTGCAGCCGCCGTCTTCGAGCGCCGGTTTGCCTCAGCGG CGACCAGGAACTCGTACGATGAAATCCTGACGGGCCTCGCTAAGCCAGGAGGCGGAGAGGAGTTCGGCAAGTACTACAGCCTGCCTGCGCTCTCCGATCCGCGGATTG ATCGGCTCCCATATTCTATAAGGATTCTTCTCGAATCGGCAATCAGGAACTGCGATGACTTCCAGGTCACCGGAAAGGATGTTGAGAAGATCCTGGATTGGGAGAAAAGTGCACCGAAGCAAGTTGAAATCCCGTTCAAGCCCGCTCGTGTCCTCCTCCAG GATTTTACTGGTGTCCCAGCTGTTGTTGATCTTGCTTGCATGAGGGATGCTATGAGTAAACTTGGCAGTGACCCGAACAAAATTAATCCTCTG GTACCTGTAGACCTTGTTATTGATCATTCAGTACAAGTTGATGTGGCAAGATCAGCAAATGCTGCTCAGGCAAATATGGAGCTTGAGTTCCATCGTAACAAGGAAAGGTTTGGGTTCTTGAAATGGGGGTCCTCTGCATTCCGTAACATGCTTGTTGTCCCTCCTGGATCTGGCATTGTCCACCAG GTGAATCTTGAATATCTGGCCAGGGTTGTGTTTAACAATGGTGGGATCCTTTACCCTGACAGCGTTGTAGGCACCGACTCTCACACAACTATGGTAGATGGTCTTGGAGTTGCTGGGTGGGGAGTTGGTGGTATAGAGGCGGAAGCTGCAATGCTTGGCCAG CCAATGAGCATGGTCTTACCAGGTGTTGTTGGCTTTAAGTTATCAGGCAAGCTGAGGAACGGAGTTACAGCCACAGACTTGGTTCTAACAGTAACTCAAATGCTTCGGAAACATGGTGTTGTTGGGAAATTTGTTGAGTTTTATG GGCAAGGCATGAGTGAGTTGTCACTTGCTGATCGGGCGACCATCGCAAATATGTCTCCGGAATATGGTGCAACTATGGGATTCTTCCCAGTTGATGGAAAGACGCTGGACTATTTGAAGCTTACTGGCCGAAGTGATGATACA GTGGCCATGGTTGAGTCCTACCTGCGTGCGAATAAGATGTTCGTTGATCACAGCCAG GTTGACGCTGAAAGGGTATACTCTTCCTATCTAGAACTTAACTTGGAAGAGGTAGAACCATGTCTATCAGGACCAAAACG GCCTCATGATCGAGTGACATTGAAGAATATGAAGTCTGATTGGCTTTCTTGCTTGGACAGCGATGTAGGATTCAAG GGTTTTGCTGTCCCCAAAGAATCACAGGGCAAAGTTGCAGAATTTTCGTTCCATGGGACTCCTGCAAAGATAAAGCATGGTGATGTTGTAATTGCAGCAATTACCAGTTGCACAAACACATCAAATCCTAATGTAATGCTGGGAGCTGCTTTGGTTGCCAAGAAGGCTTGTGAGTTGGGCCTGGAG GTAAAGCCATGGATTAAGACGAGCCTTGCACCTGGTTCCGGTGTTGTGAAGAAGTACTTGGATAAGAG TGGTTTGCAGAAATATCTCGACCAGCTTGGCTTTCATATTGTTGGCTATGGTTGCACAACCTGCATTGGAAATTCTGGAGAGCTTGATGAATCTGTGTCTGCTGCAATTACTGAGAATG atattgttgctgctgctgtgttGTCTGGAAACAGAAATTTTGAAGGACGTGTGCATCCTTTAACCAGAGCAAATTACCTTGCTTCCCCTCCTTTAGTTGTGGCTTATGCATTGGCTGGCACA GTTAATATTGATTTTGAGAAAGAACCTATTGGCATCTCGAAAGATGGAAAAGAGGTTTACTTCCGGGATGTTTGGCCATCCACAGAAGAGATAGCCGAG GTTGTCAAGTCAAGTGTGCTCCCTGACATGTTCAAGAGCACATATGAGTCAATCACCAAAGGAAATCCTATGTGGAATGAGCTGCCAGTCTCAACAAGCACTCTCTACCCCTGGGATCCATCATCTACATACATCCATGAGCCACCTTACTTCAAGGATATGAAAATGAGTCCTCCTGGCCCGCGGCCTGTGAAGGATGCATATTGCCTTTTGAATTTTGGTGACAGCATCACAACCGATCACATCTCACCTGCCGGAAACATTCACCCAGACAGCCCAGCTGCAAAATATCTGAAGGAGCGTGGCGTTGAAAGGAAGGACTTCAACTCATATGGTAGCCGAAGAGGAAATGATGAGATCATGGCTAGGGGAACCTTTGCCAACATTCGTCTTGTGAATAAGTTCTTGAAGGGTGAGGTTGGACCCAAGACAATCCATGTTCCATCTGGGGAGAAGCTTGCAGTTTTTGATGCTGCTATG aaatacaagaatgaagGGCATGACACTATTATCCTGGCTGGTGCCGAGTACGGGAGTGGAAGCTCTCGGGATTGGGCTGCAAAGGGCCCAATGCTGCAG GGAGTGAAGGCTGTGATAGCAAAGAGCTTCGAGAGGATTCACCGCAGCAATCTTGCTGGCATGGGAATCATCCCTCTATGCTACAAAGCAGGGGAGGATGCAGACACCCTGGGCCTAACCGGCCATGAGCGCTACACGGTCCACCTTCCAACCAATGTGAGTGAGATCAAGCCTGGCCAAGATGTTACCGTGACAACTGATAATGGAAAGTCGTTCACTTGCACACTCAGATTCGACACTGAG GTGGAGCTTGCTTACTACGATCATGGTGGCATTCTACCATATGTCGCTAGAAAGATAGCGGAACAATAG